In Actinomycetes bacterium, the following proteins share a genomic window:
- the tyrS gene encoding tyrosine--tRNA ligase, which translates to MEKNLSKQMELILSGTEDVLVKEELEKILAGSIQSNHPLKVKLGLDPTAPDIHLGHTVVLNKLRQFQDLGHNAILIIGDYTARIGDPSGRSKLRPKLDPEEIDRHAQTYMRQAFKILDPDKTEMVNNSQWLKKLSFEDVLNLTAKFTVARMLERDDFKKRFSSNTPIAIMEFLYPIMQAYDSVAIEADVELGGTDQRFNLLMGRELQKEFSQKPQIAITMPILVGTDGVEKMSKSLGNYIGVDESPREIFGKVMSIPDDIMLDYFKLVTRIEVGEYQEIDRQLKQDEVNPSVIKRKLARTIVAGLYDQQQAEKAEAGFDLIFKKNRVPDNIEEYVVKHQNGKVWIVKLLVDSGLAQSNGEARRLIGQGAVKLDQEKIEDTELELEASDLQGKVLQKGKRHFRRLKVG; encoded by the coding sequence ATGGAAAAAAATTTATCGAAGCAGATGGAGTTAATACTATCGGGAACCGAAGATGTGCTGGTAAAAGAGGAACTAGAAAAAATTTTAGCCGGCAGCATACAGTCAAACCATCCCCTGAAAGTTAAGCTGGGCCTGGATCCTACCGCTCCCGATATTCACCTGGGGCATACCGTAGTATTAAACAAACTGAGGCAGTTTCAGGATCTGGGACATAATGCCATCCTTATAATCGGTGATTATACCGCCAGGATTGGCGACCCTTCGGGAAGATCCAAGCTAAGGCCCAAACTGGATCCGGAAGAAATTGACCGACATGCCCAGACCTATATGAGACAGGCTTTCAAAATACTGGATCCGGATAAAACAGAGATGGTAAACAACTCCCAATGGTTAAAGAAGCTTAGCTTTGAAGATGTTTTAAACCTGACTGCCAAGTTTACAGTGGCCAGGATGCTGGAAAGGGATGATTTTAAGAAAAGATTTTCTTCCAATACCCCTATTGCCATAATGGAATTTCTATACCCTATTATGCAGGCTTATGACTCGGTGGCCATTGAAGCCGATGTGGAGCTGGGCGGAACCGATCAGCGGTTCAATCTCCTGATGGGGAGGGAGCTGCAGAAAGAATTTTCCCAGAAGCCGCAGATAGCTATCACCATGCCCATTCTGGTGGGCACAGATGGAGTGGAAAAAATGAGCAAAAGCCTGGGCAACTATATAGGCGTGGATGAATCTCCCCGGGAAATATTTGGAAAGGTAATGTCCATACCCGATGATATAATGCTGGACTATTTTAAGCTGGTTACCCGTATAGAAGTGGGGGAATACCAGGAAATTGACAGACAGCTGAAGCAGGATGAAGTCAATCCTTCGGTTATAAAAAGGAAACTGGCAAGAACCATAGTAGCCGGGCTCTACGATCAGCAGCAGGCGGAGAAGGCAGAGGCAGGTTTTGATTTGATTTTTAAGAAAAACAGGGTACCGGATAACATTGAAGAATATGTGGTTAAGCATCAGAATGGCAAGGTATGGATTGTAAAGCTGCTGGTAGACAGTGGTCTGGCCCAATCCAATGGCGAGGCCAGGCGGCTGATTGGCCAGGGTGCGGTTAAGCTGGATCAAGAAAAAATTGAGGATACGGAACTGGAGCTTGAAGCTTCGGATCTGCAGGGAAAGGTACTCCA